AATTTTgagtaattaatttaatgttttatttttcaaaagatTACATGACCGTTCATATTGTGGGTGATATGTATTCTcagattttgtacatttttatattctgCTCTTAATGTCTGTTTATTAAATGTGGACAGTTACGCTCAGTTCTTGCACGGTTTGCTACCAAGTTCATCTGCACAGTTCATTTGTTGTCATGTATAGGGTCTAATATGCACTGATTCATTTTGCTTGCTTTTAGCCTTTAATCTTGTCTTACATTGCcgtgcatttgcattttatttagtcCTTTATATTGCAGTATTGTGTGTTGCACCGTGATCGTGCTGAAGCGCCATTTTATtccagtgtatagtgtgcatgTACATTACATACAGAATGGCATGAAAATTTGATATGATTATTGTGCATCATTCCCCAGATTGCACAGATAGACATGCTGCAGAAGATGGGCCTCCAGCCGGATGGCATTGTGGGTCATTCTGTCGGAGAGCTGGCATGTGGCTACGCCGATGGCTCCCTCAGCCACACCGAGGCCATCCTGGCTGCCTACTGGAGAGGAAAGTGCATCAAAGAAGCCAACCTGCCAGCAGGTGGCATGGCAGCAGTGGGTAAGACAACCTGTTCCTGATTATTCTGTGGAATTAGATTTGTGAAGTGGAATTTAATATCCTGGTGGTTTCTGGTACTGAATTTAAACTTGTTCTCAGGTCTGACCTGGGAAGAGTGTAAGGCTCAGTGTCCACAGGGAGTGGTCCCAGCCTGCCACAACGCAGAGGACACGGTCACTATCTCAGGGCCACAGGTACACTACACGTCTCACTATGCATTTTCATATTTGAACACTTTGTTGACTTCACCTGATTAAAAGttaattaagcatttttttttgtatatcttGTGTGGGTGTGAAGGATGCAGTCAGCAAATTTGTCGCTGAGCTTAAAGAGAACGGTGTGTTTGCCAAAGAAGTGCGCAGTGCCGGTGTCGCATTTCATTCCTATTACATGGCCTCCATTGCTCCTGCTCTGCTGGCTGCTCTGCAGAAGGTATGCTGGAGCTTCAACTTCCGCTCTAGCGCAAGAGCACCATCTGGTGGTTTGATTCAAAGATGGGCTGTACCATTTTTATGACCAAAATTTGAGATTTTGTCTGATGTGCCCTTGAAGTACACCAAAATGTATAACTTTAAATCTCAACAAaataatatatgtaaaataataacttgTTTGATGTTCTTAATGCCAAAAGAAACCACTAAACTGTTTCTCACTAAAATGCCAGGTTCTAGGTTAAATTTCACACTTCactgtaggcctatttaatatttatctgttaaaaaatgtcagccttttttcccttttagcCAAAAAGTACTGCttttctgctaaaaaaaatctatctaatACATAGGTCTacctaataaatattttacacctTAAAATACCTGCGCAACTATCAATCATTCCAGAGTCATATGTTGATTGGCtcctctgctgtttttattggggGAAAATGAAGACTCATTGGGCATAATTTTGAGTGATGACTCAAGTACACTCCCATATTAAAATGCTCttatgcaaaatgtgtaaaggttgtAAAGGTCTGTAATCAGGAAACATCCTTCTCCCATGCTTAGTAACTAGCCACCCAGTTTGTAATGTAGTACAAATCTTTCAGGTGCTAAATCATCTTTTAACTGTTATATCGGACCATGATTGGGTGAATAACACCAAGCACCATGTCTTTATAACCTGCAGTCAGTTGCGTGAGATAAGTTAACcatttgaaaatgtgtttgAGGTACTTGGGGTTACTTTAATACTAGTCAAGACAAGTACTGTAGTTAGTGTACACTGATCCACGATTAATTTTATGTGTGTACTGTCTCAGGTGATAAAAAGCCCATGTCCTCGCTCTCCCCGCTGGATCAGCACGTCCATCCCCCAGTCAGAGTGGGACAGCCCTCTGGCCCTCTACTCCTCAGCTGAATATCACGTAAACAACCTGGTGAGCCCTGTACTCTTCCAGGAGGGCCTGAGCCTCATTCCTGACAACGCTGTGGTGGTGGAGATAGCTCCACACGCTCTACTGCAGGTATGTGATATAGCTTAATAATGAGCTCTTAAGTCCAGCAGGAGGCGTCTTTTGAGCAGCACTCATTAGATATACTCTGACTCCCTCTCCAGGCCATTCTGAAGCGCAGCCTCAAGCCCACTTGTTCCATTTTGCCCTTGATGAAGAGGGGACATGCCAACAACCTggagttctttctttctcacataGGCAAGCTCTACATGAATGGGTCAGTACTGACTTGCTtatattgaaaaaatattttaaatatatatatgtattataacCTCACAAACTTTTCTTactcatgttttgttttgtagtatTAATGTGGACAGTAAGCAGCTGTATCCAGCTGTGGAGTACCCTGTTCCACTGGGGACCCCCCTCATCTCCCCTCTTATCAAGTGGGACCACTCCCAGAGCTGGGATGTGCCCAAGGTGGAGGATTTCCCAGCAGGAtctggaggctccacctcagcTACTGTGTACAACATTGGTAAGtaaatggtttgttttttttacattcaagGATTTTACTCTTGAGCTGGACATCTAGTAATGTGTATATCTTTATCATTTCCACTGATGCACTAAATCAGTGAAGGTAGTTCTCATGTATAATAGTCACTAATCAAATGACCTTTTCCACCTTCTCTTTTATTCAAACTTGCAGATATTAACCCTGAGTCTCCAGACTACTACATGGTTGGGCACTGTATTGATGGGCGGGTCTTGTATCCAGCCACGGGTTACCTGGTGCTGGCATGGAGGACACTGATGAGGAGTTTAGGCACTGTTATGGAACACACCCCAGTTACTTTTGAGGATGTCACCATCCATAGAGCCACCATTCTACCCAAGACCGGTGAGTGGTTTTCATTGGTACAGTAAAGGCCAGTTTCCTGGACATGGGGCAGAGGTAGCTCAGTGGCTGAGGACCTCAGATAATAATCAGAACGATGGGGTAGGAAAAAAgtttcaaagaaagaaaatgcaccCTTTGGAAATGTTATTGCAATGTTATTCTGCATCACACCACAGGATCGGTCCAGTTGGAGGTTCGTCTCATGCCCGCCACCAACCGCTTTGAGGTGTCTGAGAATGGCAACCTGGCAGTCAGTGGTAAGTTATAAACCAGTTAGCCAAATATCATGTGTTAGCTCTGTTTAAATACCCTTACATTAAGTGTAAAGCTGCTGTGTTTGTCTGCcttgttaaaaatatatctcTGACTGTCTCAGGTAAGGTGAGTGTGTTGGAGGAGGCAGCTTTGGATTCTTTCCACTCTCAGATGGCTGAGCCTGTGACAACAGAGCCAGAGGAACCGAAACTGCGTCTGAAAGCTGGAGACATCTACAAAGAGCTGCGTCTTCGTGGATATGACTATGGCAAAACCTTCCAAGGCATTCTGGAGTCCAACAACGCTGGTAAACACATGCAAACTGATTTTCTATAGAGTATAAAACCAGCATTGTGTGTTGAGAATATACAGTTGCATTCTTGTGAgtactcagatttttttttttctggtctgGGTTTGTAGGTGAACATGGGAAGCTGCAGTGGACAGGAAACTGGGTGACGTTTCTGGACACCATGCTGCAGATGATTGTGCTGGGCCTGCCTGGGCGAAGCCTGCGCCTCCCAACACGTATTCgttctgtgtgtgtagatcCAACATTACATGAGAAAAGAGTTCAGGATTACTCTGAGGATAGGAAAGGTAAATGCATTTAAGGGCCTTTTGGTTTGGATGTATCTGTCCTGTAGCtgcatgtaaaatatattaagtGTGTGATGGCCAAAGACAAATTAAAGTACAACATGTACTCTTTCTGATTTTGTTTAGCCATTGATGTCCATGTGAACCGCTGCCTGGACAACATTACGGCAGGCGGAGTTCAGATCTGTGGCCTCCATGCCACAGTGGCACCCCGTCGCCAACAGCAACAGACCCCACCCACCCTGGAGGAGTTTGTCTTTGTGCCCCTGGTGGACAATGAGTGCCTGGTATCCAGTCAAAAACTAGCAGAGCAGCTCAGACAAAGCAAAGGCAAGTTCCTTTCCTCTCATATTTCTAGCATGTGTTAATAAAAAAGTATtctttcatcagctgtgcatGCACAGTACATCTCATCTGTCAGACCTCTTTGTATCTTGACATGCATGGATCCTTTCTACAGGTCTGATTAACCATCTCCAGAGGAAGTTGGCCAGGCAAGGAGTGAAGATTTCCATCCCAGGGCTAGATAATGTACAAGAGGACCAGCTGAttgatgcagagagagagagtggccTGTTACGGCTGCTGTCAGTACTCTGCGATCTGGAATTTAATGGGAATCTGTACTCGGAGCTGGAGCAGACAGTGCAGAAGGAGAGGGAATGTCTGCTGCAGGATTCTCTCCTTAATGGCTTGCTAGACTCGCATGCGCTGCGGCACTGCCTCGACGCAGCGCTGGAGAACTCCACTCCTGGCAAACTCAAAGTTCTGGAGGTACAGTGAAATGTATACTTCATTTTAGCCCCATAATCTGTTCAGCTCAGAACAACACCTTTTAAACTTGTATGTAAATTGTAATAGcgaaaaagaattttttttgatGTGGTACTTGATGCGCAAAGCTCAATTTCTGTAATGAgcttataaattaatttatataacaGTGATATGCCTCCCATAATTTCACTCCGTACTGCTCTGTCTTCAGGCCCTCTCCAGCGATGGCCGAGTGTTTTCCCGGGCCGTCAGCCTCCTGAACATTCAGCCCATGTTGCGTCTGGACTACACGGCCTCTGATGTGAGCACAGAGCTGCTCTCAGCCCAGCAGAGCTCTCTGGAGGAGCAGGGTGTCTCAACCGCTCAGTGGGATCCTCTGCACGGCACAGCCACGGGCAGCCTAGGGGACGCTGACCTAGTGGTGTGTAACTGTGCCCCGGGGCCTATTTCAAACCCATCAGCTCTGCTGGAAAACCTGACATCAGCTGCCAGGGAGGGCGGCTTTGTTCTGTTACACACCCTGCTGAAGGGAAACACGCTGGGCGAGACAGTGTCCTTCCTCACTTCTCTGGACAATCAGATCAGCCTcctcactcaggtgtgtgtgaaagcttgTGTACAATGTAATGTTCAGATAACTATCTGAATGCCATGCCATATAACCTGGCTCAGTTTTGGTTCTCATTTGTTCCGTttctggttgtgtgtgtgtgtctgtgtgtgtgtttgcatgtgcacaGGCGGAATGGGAGAAGCTGTTTGAAAAGTTCTCTCTTAACATGGTCATGGTGAAGAAATCTTTCTACGGCTCAGTTCTCTTCCTTGGCAGAAGGAAGATTCCTGAGAAACAGCCTATTACACTGTCTGTGGACTCCACTGATTACGAATGGGTAGAGACTCTGAAGGTGAGTCTGGTTTGTCTTACAGTATCACTTTACATAGTTTTcagttaaaaagtgaaaaatatatttttctgagTCCTAGATTCTGCATAATTCACAAAGTGATTTAGGTTGTTTTGATGAAAATGCACCCTTCTAGGAAAAGGTCGATAGTTCACGGTAATAGGAACCTGGGGTccaacgaaaaaaaaaaacacttcatctAGCTGGGTGTAACACTTATGAATTGTAGTGGCACATTaagatttaaaagaaagaaagtaacaAAAAGATAACAATCAGATATCTTTCTACAGATTATGCCGTTGCCCCTGATTCATTTCacaattatttaaagaaatagaAGTTGTTCCAACAATcgactgtcttttttttcttcactgtgaGGTCTTTACTTATCTCTAAATGAACCAGttgtgctgtaaaaaaaattcataattctCCTGTGAAATTATAGTAAAGCTCATTGTACATTATGTACTTTCCTGGACAGGAATACCGTGATATTAAGTACTAAATGTTGCATCTCTTGGACATGATTCCTCTAATcctgttatttaaaatttttgatCTTACTCTCCCTTCCATCAGAGCCAGCTGGCTGAGATTTCAGATAATCCAATATGGCTGACGGCCACTCAAGGCCATAATGGAGTGGTGGGGATGGTCAACTGCCTGAGACAGGAGCCTGGAGGCAACCGCATCCGgttagttttatttatctttattgcACTTTTTCCATCTTCTAAAGCATGGCTGTATTCAGTGCATTAGGGTTTTGGTTGAAACGTGATGATTTGCTTTAAATCAGTGTTCATcatatgtgtgatttttgtctctTCTCACAAGGTGTGCATTTGTGTCTAACCTGAAGAAGTCCTCGGCAACTCCTTTTCTCCAGCTTTCCCATAAGGACATGCAGGCAGTGGTGCAGAGGGACCTGAGCATAAACGTGTACCGGGATGGACAGTGGGGGATGTTGAGACACCAGCTAATCACACAAGGTATACCTTGTCAGCATTGTCCCTATAGTTTTACATTCAGCATACTTCTGACATAACAAAATTGAGTCACTCGCTATTATGTGTTTTACTTTGTGCTTTTGTGTATGACTCTTATCTTTGTTGTAGATTTGAATGAGGAGCTGACTGAGCAGGCCTATGTGAATGTCCTGACTCGTGGTGATCTGTCCTCACTACGCTGGATCGCGTCCCCTCTGCGCCACTTTGTTTCCTCCAGCCCTAACGTGCAGCTTTGCACTGTCTACTATGCCTCACTCAACTTCAGAGACATCATGCTGGCTACAGGCAAACTTCCCCCAGATGCTATCCCAGGTAgctaactccacttcatcactcTCAGAAGAACGATAGTAAACCTGAACATGGCTTATTTGCATGTACTCTTATATTAATCAtttatgagtttaaaaaaaaaatgactgtctCTCTGATGATATGTCATGATAATATTTTAATCCATGATTTTCATATTGCAAGAATTATCTacacttttaatatatttcttcCGTTAATTACATAAAGCAAAGTGACCTGGCATGCACAGCACTCAGAGTACTTTTTACTATCTTTGTCTAGGAGACATAGCACTCCAGCAATGCATGCTGGGAATGGAATTCTCAGGCAGGGACCCTAGTGGGCGTCGCGTGATGGGTCTCCTGCCCGCTAAAGGTCTGGCCACCTGTGTGGATGCTGACAAACGTTTCCTTTGGGATGTCCCATCCAGCTGGTAagacactcactcactgtcaaAAGCTCTCAGTGAATAGAGAGAGATATTCTACAACTCCAAAATATGAGAGTAGTGTAACTCtacctgtgtgtatgtaggaCACTGGAGCAGGCTGCCTCAGTCCCTGTGGTCTACGCTACAGCTTATTACTCCATGGTGGTGCGTGGGCGTCTGAGGCCTGGTGAGAGTGTGCTCATCCACTCGGGCTCTGGAGGAGTGGGCCAAGCTGCTATTGCAATCGCACTCAGCATGAACTGCAGAGTCTTCACTACAGTGGGTGAGTGTTATGCTTTCATAACAAACATGcagtgaaaagcaaaaaaatacatTGCAGAAAGAAACTAGTTCTGACATCTGAGATTTGACAGGTTCCAAAGAGAAGAGGGCCTACCTGCAGGAACGATTCCCACAGCTCACTGCAGCATCATTTGCTAATTCAAGAGATGCCTCATTTGAGCAGCAtgtgctgaaacacacacagggcaaAGGTCAGAACCTCCATAAAGATATGATAAATTAGAGATAAATTCTGTCATATTTGTGTAATAATTTTATACATGTGAATATATACTATGTACTAATCTCTTTTTTGGACATAGGAGTTGATGTGGTTCTGAACTCCTTGGCTGAGGAGAAGCTGCAGGCCAGCTTACGCTGTTTGGCCAGGCATGGGCGCTTCCTGGAGATTGGCAAATATGACCTCTCAAACAACACCCCTCTGGGTGAGTTCTACAATGAGTCAGCTGCTACTTCTCTGAGTCAGAAAAGGAGCAGCTATATTCAACTTGTCCATTCAGCTTGCACAGTATAAAACAGCGTTCTTGTTTTAACTTTTTTCATCCTGAGACCACAACCAGTGTCAAAAGAAATGCAGGCCTTCCACTGCTTGCAGCACAGATTAACATATTTCAACGTTAAGCGAATATGAGtaatcatatttaataattagaGCTTTTTCTTTCTGACCTTTTTACTCACAAAATCCAAGTTACACTGTGTTAGtacaaataatgtcaacttgaatatagctgcagttttaaaaaagaagggGTAGTGCTGTTAATGTGATACAAACTGTTTCTACATACAACCTACATTTTAAGCTATTGAGCTTTCGATTAAACCCATTTGATTCAGCTGAACCAATTAGATGTATAATAATTACTAACTATAATATCTTTGATAGTAGTTGATCTCTGCAGCTgccacattatttaaaaaaaataaaaataaaataaactcatAGACCCACTGGCTATTCATGATCGACCCCTGTCGGTCTCTGGATCCCATTTTGACTACCATGGGTATAAAGGATGCACACTGGAGCACAGTCAGTGTCcatcatttattttactgaGGAAATAGTAGCTGATGAGTTTCAGTTTTCTGACCCTGATTTGTCCTCTTGCCACAGGCATGGCTCTTTTCCTGAAGAATGTGGCCTTCCACGGGATCCTGCTGGATGCTTTGTTTGAGGAGGGTAATCGCGAGTGGGAAGAGGTGTCCTCGCTGCTGAAGAGGGGCATTGCGGAGGGAGTGGTGCAGCCGCTGCGCACTACTGTTTTTGAAAGAAATCAGGTGGAGGACGCATTCCGCTACATGGCTCAAGGCAAACACATCGGCAAAGTGCTGCTGCAGGTGAGCACTACATCCTATAACCTGAAATGCATACAAagatgtctgtctgtgtattgGCCTGGGTTTAGGTCCAGCTTCCTTCCTTATATGTCCTCCCTACATTATGATctggcttcattttttttttttgctttttgtttaccTTTGTTTCACATTCTCAGTTTCAAAGAATCAAATTCTGTATGTTTCTTCCTCAGGTGCGTGAGGAAGAGGTTAGTGGTGTGCGAACAGCTGCTCCTCTCGCACTCGCTGCTATATGCCGGACTTTCTGTCCTGCTTCACACTCTTACATCATCACAGGAGGTCTGGGAGGCTTTGGACTGGAGCTGGCTCACTGGCTCACTGAGAGAGGAGCTCGCAAACTGGTGCTCACATCTCGCTCTGGCATTCGCAACGGTAACTCTCCTGAATGATTATAGTTCAGCACAGGTTAAAAATGTCATGCTGCTATAAATTTGGCTTTAGCAAGGACATGCTGTAACACGATGATACTTTTGAAACAGGTTACCAGGCCAAGCGTGTGCGAGAGTGGCAAGCTGCGGGCATCCAGGTGCATGTGTCTACGAGTGATGTTAGCACCCTGGAAGGGACCGAGCGTCTCATCACCGAAGCCCGCCAGTTGGGCCCTGTTGGAGGCATCTTCCACCTTGCAATGGTAATCCTCCATATTTTCAGTCTGTACTTTTTCCAGTTTTGTTGTACAAGGAATTTTTTCTCATAAATAACAAGATGTTCAGCTGACTATTTATACTCTTATTCTGCGTCTGTAGGTTTTGCAAGATGGCATGCTTGAGAATCTGACACCTAAGCAGTTTATTGAAGTCAACAAGCCTAAATATGATGGAACCCTCCACTTAGACAGGTAGGCTTGTTGTAGCTAATGATTACTTAGTATTACTTTTGGATTTTAATCCTAAAACCTGTCATCAGTTTCAGTTAATAATTACTGATTTGGATTGCATCCACAGAGTGACGAGGCAGAAGTGTCCCGAGCTGCAGCACTTTGTGGTTTTCTCCTCGGTGAGCTGTGGCCGTGGCAATGCTGGTCAGAGCAACTACGGCTTCGCCAACTCCACCATGGAACGAGTGTGTGAGCAGCGTCGTCACGACAATCTGCCAGGTCTGGCTGTCCAGTGGGGTGCTATCGGTGATGTGGGTGTAGTCTTAGAGACCATGGGCGGGAACGATGCTGTGATTGGCGGCACGTTGCCCCAGCGTATGGCCTCCTGCCTGGAGGTGCTGGACCGTTTCCTGTCCCAGCAGCGGGCTGTCATGTCGAGCTTCGTGCTAGCAGAAAGGGTGCAGGTGTCTAAGGGGGAAGGCAGTGGGCAGAGGGACCTAGTGGAGACAGTGGCTCACATTCTAGGTAAGATCggtttttatcattttaataacaacttccttgttttgtgtaattttttagtTTTACCAGAAAcagcatttcatatttattcatttagcagatgctttcATACATGGGGCAGAATTCAATTAAGGCATAGTTCACAGTGGTTAATTGATCAAGAACCCAACAGTAGCTCTCTGGATTTAAAATTAGTCCTGAAATTTAAACTCAACTTCCTGGTCACTAGAAAAGAATCTTGGCCATTGTGCTACCACTGCCCCATAATAATGTGTGTTAGTTATATGGATCATTTTTACCATATGCcatgtcttaaaaaaaataaattaaataaaatttaaaaaaattacaatttgaCACTTACGCTTGCCATAGGTGTGCGTGACGTAAGCAACCTGAATCCTGACGCCTCATTGGCTGATCTGGGTCTGGACTCACTGATGGGTGTGGAGGTGAGGCAGACACTAGAGAGAGACTACGACATTGTCATGGCGATGAGAGATATCCGACAGCTCACCATCAACAAACTGCGTGAGATGTCCCACAAATCAGGAGGCTCTGGGGGTAAGCATGCACATTCTGTATGTCGTCCAGTGTGTCTTTATAAGTTATAAGAAAGAGACACATGGAAAGTAAgcataatatttttgtttctcttttccatTTGTATTCAGCAGTTAAGTCATCTGAGGGGAAGCGTCCTGGAGCTCAGGCTTTGCTGGATTCTGATCTCAGTGGGATGCTGGTAAATCCGGATGGTCCCACAGTGACACTTTTGAACGAGGTGAAGAGTACAGAAAAGCCGCTGTTCCTCGTTCACCCTATCGAGGGCTCTACTGCTGCCTTCTGCGCTCTCACTGCCAAACTCAGTGTGCCATGCTATGGACTGCAGTGCACCAAAGGTACTGACACCACAGCGGAATCCATCTTAGAGTGAGACAAATGGTCATAACTGCTTCTCAGAATTTAGtcaactccaaaattattggcaccgtTCTTAAAATGAGCAAAGCATGCAAAATATCTAATGCCTGTCTACTTAGTTGCTTGTATAGTGAGAATGTAtcgttttattttaacagttttttcCGGCAAACGAATTTTTCTgcacaacacaaaaaaataattgttggcACCCCCACGATTAACATTTTGTGACGTCCCCTAGAAAGATGAATGGTACAGAGTCTCTTCCTCTAATGTCTTAGAAGTTTGTAAACATTTTAGAGGTATCTTGGGCCGCTCCTCCACGAACAAATAAAAGCTCCTTTAAATTCTTATGTGCATGTGGACGCCCTCTTAaattcaaaccacaggttttcagtggggttaaATACCAATTCTTTcaccaaacattaaaaaaggtCAATTGTGGCCTCATCTGAGTTCCAATGGTGCCTGAAGTTCATGTGCGGTATTTTGTAGATTGCTCTCAGGAAGGACTTCTTTTGGACAACTCCTACAAACCTTAGATTGTTTTTCTCTGATTCTTTTAAGGGGTGGAGTAGAAATTAACTATATGATCAGATTCTGATATAACAATTTAAAGCTGGATATGTCAAAATCAAGTCATTACTATAATAGTTAATCGGTACTTAAGTGCCAGTGCTGTCGTACACTATCATAATtaacttttctctcttttgtgtgtgtgtgtgtgtgtgtgtgtgtgtgtgcacgcgcttGTAGCCGCACCGTTGGACAGTATTCAGAACCTGGCTACCTATTACGTGCAGTGTGTGAGGCAGACGCAGCCGGAGGGGCCGTACCGCATCGCTGGCTACTCCTTTGGTGCCTGTGTGGCTTTCGAGATGTGCTCTCAGCTACAGGAAGCGCAGTGCCCTGTGGAATACCTCTTCCTTTTTGACGGCTCCCATTCTTATGTGGCAGCATATACACAGGTGGGAGCAACTCTTCGGTGGATATTCTTCCTCAAACACACATGATGCGTTGTTTATTTGCTGTGTCTTTTTCACCAATAGAGCTACAGGGCCAAGCTGACCCCTGGCAATGAGTCTGAGGCCGAGACTGAGGCATTGTGTGCTTTCATCCAGCAGTTCACCAGCATTGAGTACAACAAGGTAAACCGCAACAGGAAGTTTGCCTTCAGGCTTTTCCTCCCTTCTTCTCTGTGGTTTGTctgtacaaaacaataaatgtggCTTTATTTAAGATCTGCTTCTCCTCTGCTTAGGCTGAATTGTGTTTCACAAAGCAACGTTAAGCTGAAATGACACTTTTACAATTAGATAAAAGACACCTTTCATAAAGCCAAGGCATTCTGTTAGAACCTGCTAGAAATTGTTCAAAAAGCCATTCATTACAGCTTGAATTAAATCCTTTGATCCCAGAATATGAGCTAGTACATTAGGTCTGCATAATatagacaaaaatatcataatgtgtttattatagTGCTCCACATTGCTATGTCTTTAAATGTCTATTTAAATACTGAAGCAACTGAGAACTAGCATTACTaaaattattgcttatttttttgGATCACACTAACATTCACAGAAAACTTAACTGGAAACTCAGTAATTAGTCAGAAAGCTCACAAAGCACTAACAAAAATTGGGGTTTGTTAGCAAGCTAATTTCAGCATTGCAGGCTTTTTTGCACAGACTTGTTTTACTCTAACAATTTACACTACTCAGGGTCTAACCTCTATGTATTCCTCTTTCACATTTGTAGCTCTTGGAGATGTTGCTGCCTTTGAAAGATCTGGAGGCTCGAGTAAACCATGCGGTGGATCTGATCACATCCAGCCATAAGGGCATTAATCGTGACTCTCTCCTCTTCGCTGCCTCCTCATTCTACTACAAACTGAAGGCTGCTGACTGCTACGTCCCATCTACCAAATACCACGGCAACATCACCCTGCTGAGGGCCAAAGCCAGCAGTGACTACGGAGACGGACTAGGAGCTGACTACAAACTGCATGAGGTAAGTATATGCTAAGCCCTTGTATATAGTAATTGGAGTCATAAGCATAGGAACAATGTAATATGCagtatgtatttaaaaaatgtaatatggcttgtgt
The sequence above is a segment of the Pangasianodon hypophthalmus isolate fPanHyp1 chromosome 12, fPanHyp1.pri, whole genome shotgun sequence genome. Coding sequences within it:
- the fasn gene encoding fatty acid synthase isoform X2 produces the protein MEEIVIAGISGRLPESDNLEEFWQNLFNGVDMVTEDDRRWKPGLYGLPRRNGKLKEIDRFDAPFFGVHPKQAHTMDPQLRLMLEISYEAIVDGGINPTSMRGTNTGVYIGVSGSEAGEAFSKDPEELLGYSMTGCQRAMFANRLSYFFDFNGPSTAIDTACSSSLLALENAFNAIRHGQCDAALVGGVNLLLKPNTSVQFMKLGMLSPDGACKSFDESGNGYCRSEAAVAVLLTKKSMAKRVYATVLNAGNNTDGYKEQGVTFPSGDMQQRLVRSLYQESNISPEQVEYVEAHGTGTKVGDPQEVNGIVSVFCQSKREPLLIGSTKSNMGHPEPASGLAALAKVLLSLEHGMWAPNIHFHSPNPDIPALLDGRVRVVAEPIPVRGGIVGINSFGFGGSNVHVILRPPGPKLTTPVSPASVPRIVQVCGRTEEAATFLLNKAHEHGHDSAFLDLLSEVCAVPTSAMPYRGYTLLGAQGEVREVQQAAPSSRPLWFICSGMGTQWAGMGRTLMQLQEFRESIERSDVALKDTGLCVSRLLMEADENTFEDTVHAFVGLAAIQIAQIDMLQKMGLQPDGIVGHSVGELACGYADGSLSHTEAILAAYWRGKCIKEANLPAGGMAAVGLTWEECKAQCPQGVVPACHNAEDTVTISGPQDAVSKFVAELKENGVFAKEVRSAGVAFHSYYMASIAPALLAALQKVIKSPCPRSPRWISTSIPQSEWDSPLALYSSAEYHVNNLVSPVLFQEGLSLIPDNAVVVEIAPHALLQAILKRSLKPTCSILPLMKRGHANNLEFFLSHIGKLYMNGINVDSKQLYPAVEYPVPLGTPLISPLIKWDHSQSWDVPKVEDFPAGSGGSTSATVYNIDINPESPDYYMVGHCIDGRVLYPATGYLVLAWRTLMRSLGTVMEHTPVTFEDVTIHRATILPKTGSVQLEVRLMPATNRFEVSENGNLAVSGKVSVLEEAALDSFHSQMAEPVTTEPEEPKLRLKAGDIYKELRLRGYDYGKTFQGILESNNAGEHGKLQWTGNWVTFLDTMLQMIVLGLPGRSLRLPTRIRSVCVDPTLHEKRVQDYSEDRKAIDVHVNRCLDNITAGGVQICGLHATVAPRRQQQQTPPTLEEFVFVPLVDNECLVSSQKLAEQLRQSKGLINHLQRKLARQGVKISIPGLDNVQEDQLIDAERESGLLRLLSVLCDLEFNGNLYSELEQTVQKERECLLQDSLLNGLLDSHALRHCLDAALENSTPGKLKVLEALSSDGRVFSRAVSLLNIQPMLRLDYTASDVSTELLSAQQSSLEEQGVSTAQWDPLHGTATGSLGDADLVVCNCAPGPISNPSALLENLTSAAREGGFVLLHTLLKGNTLGETVSFLTSLDNQISLLTQAEWEKLFEKFSLNMVMVKKSFYGSVLFLGRRKIPEKQPITLSVDSTDYEWVETLKSQLAEISDNPIWLTATQGHNGVVGMVNCLRQEPGGNRIRCAFVSNLKKSSATPFLQLSHKDMQAVVQRDLSINVYRDGQWGMLRHQLITQDLNEELTEQAYVNVLTRGDLSSLRWIASPLRHFVSSSPNVQLCTVYYASLNFRDIMLATGKLPPDAIPGDIALQQCMLGMEFSGRDPSGRRVMGLLPAKGLATCVDADKRFLWDVPSSWTLEQAASVPVVYATAYYSMVVRGRLRPGESVLIHSGSGGVGQAAIAIALSMNCRVFTTVGSKEKRAYLQERFPQLTAASFANSRDASFEQHVLKHTQGKGVDVVLNSLAEEKLQASLRCLARHGRFLEIGKYDLSNNTPLGMALFLKNVAFHGILLDALFEEGNREWEEVSSLLKRGIAEGVVQPLRTTVFERNQVEDAFRYMAQGKHIGKVLLQVREEEVSGVRTAAPLALAAICRTFCPASHSYIITGGLGGFGLELAHWLTERGARKLVLTSRSGIRNGYQAKRVREWQAAGIQVHVSTSDVSTLEGTERLITEARQLGPVGGIFHLAMVLQDGMLENLTPKQFIEVNKPKYDGTLHLDRVTRQKCPELQHFVVFSSVSCGRGNAGQSNYGFANSTMERVCEQRRHDNLPGLAVQWGAIGDVGVVLETMGGNDAVIGGTLPQRMASCLEVLDRFLSQQRAVMSSFVLAERVQVSKGEGSGQRDLVETVAHILGVRDVSNLNPDASLADLGLDSLMGVEVRQTLERDYDIVMAMRDIRQLTINKLREMSHKSGGSGVKSSEGKRPGAQALLDSDLSGMLVNPDGPTVTLLNEVKSTEKPLFLVHPIEGSTAAFCALTAKLSVPCYGLQCTKAAPLDSIQNLATYYVQCVRQTQPEGPYRIAGYSFGACVAFEMCSQLQEAQCPVEYLFLFDGSHSYVAAYTQSYRAKLTPGNESEAETEALCAFIQQFTSIEYNKLLEMLLPLKDLEARVNHAVDLITSSHKGINRDSLLFAASSFYYKLKAADCYVPSTKYHGNITLLRAKASSDYGDGLGADYKLHEVCDGKVSVHVIDGDHRTFLQGAGVESITSIMHSSLAEPRVSIREG